Part of the Gemmatimonadota bacterium genome is shown below.
GCTCCCCATGAAGGTGAAGTGCCGCACGTGGACGTCACCCGGGACGTGAACGGCAATGGCCGGATGGACCTGGTCGTAACCGGCGACAATGGCTTCCAGATTTACGTCCAATTGGAAGACGGCGCCTTCGCCGATCCGTTTGAAACCGGCCCACCTCCCAACCTGGATCCGATCCTCGGCGCCGACGGTTACCGGTTCGACCCCTGGAGCGTGAGCCGGATCCACGAATTCGACTGTGACGGCGACGGCCGCGTCGACCTGGTGTCCTGGAACGGAAACCACTTCGAAGCGCATGTACAGGACGAACAGGGCCTCTACGACCCCGAACCATTGAATTTCACCACCGACGTGTCTTTCGATACCGATGATGTTACCTCGCTTGCCGAGGGGGAAATGACGGGCCGCGCGCTTCACTCGTTCGGCGACCTGAACAGCGACGGCATCGCCGACATGGTGGTCTACGTCCTCGAGGGAGCACGGATTAAGGACAAACGATCCGCTTACGAAGTGTATTTTGGGGCGCGCGGAGTCGAAGGCGCAGGCGGACCCGATGGAACGTTAGGGACTGGTGGCAACGGATCCGATGTGCTCGGTTCCGGCAGCCCCATCCAATTCGCGACCATGCCGGATGTCACGATACAGACCGAAAACCAGGTCCAGCTCGCTATGGAACGCCGCGATCTCGACGGGGACGGCGAAGACGACCTCGTCGTCACTTCGATCGAGAACAAGTATCTCGAAGGCGGCCTCTTCAAGCGGATCAAGGGCTTCATGGGAGATGACGTCTGGTTGAATGTCGCCTCCTACCACGTGCGCGACGGCCACATCCCGGACCGCGCCACGGCCACGCGGCGCATCCAGCTGGACGGCGCGCCGAGTCCTCGGGAGCCGGGTTGGGTTCCGTTGGAGGTCGTGCTCCAGGGCGGAAAACACGCACGACGAAGGGATCGCGAACAGTACTTGCGTGCGTTCAACAAGAACCTGTTCATTGGGGACGTGACGGGAAACGACCGCGCCGACCTGCTGATCGAGTGGACCCACCGGGAACTGCATATCTACGAGGGCGTGCCTGCCCCTGGCCTGTTTGCGGACGAGCCAAAGAAGGTGACGATCGAACTGCCCAACGACGAGGAATTCGCCTGGATGACGGACCTAAACCGGGACGGCCGCCAGGACATCGTCATGCACCATCCGTTTACGAAACGTGACGCGCACGGGGCGCCAATGGAACTGCCGGGCGCGGAGTCTCACCGCGTGACCCTGTTGATCGCGCGGTAAAAACGCCGACTATGCATTTGGAGTAACGCGTGGCAAACTTAATCGAAATGGCGGCCCACGAACTTGCGCCGCGGATCCAGTCCGGCGAGGTCACCGCGGAAGAGGTGGCCAGGGAAGTCCTCAGCCTTATCGAAGAAAAGGATCCCGCCATCAATGCCTATCTCGCAGTCGACCGGGAGGCGGTGATCGAAGACGCGCGGGACGTGGACCGTCGTATCGCTGCCGGCGAAACGACCGGACCTCTGGCCGGCGTGCCCATCGCCATCAAGGACGCCATCTGCACGAAGGACCTGGAAACCACCTGCGCTTCCCGTATCCTCGAGGGATTCGTGCCGCCCTACGACGCCACGGTCATCGCCCGGTTACGCGCGGCGGACGCCGTGATCGTCGGCAAGACCAACATGGACCAGTTCGGCATGGGGTCCTCCAACGAGAACTCCGGGTTCGACGTCTGCCGGAACCCCCTGGACACCTCCCGCGTACCGGGCGGTTCGAGCGGAGGTTCCGCCGCGGCCCTGGCGGCGGGCACGGCGGTCCTGGCCCTGGGCGAGGACACGGGCGGTTCGATCCGCCAGCCCGCGGCCTTCTGCGGCGTCGTGGGACTCAAGCCCACCTACGGACGGGTTTCCCGCTACGGCATCATCGCCTATGGTTCATCCTTCGACCAGGTCGGCCCCATGGCCCGGAACGTGGAAGACTGCGCACAGCTACTGGGCGTCATCGCCGGCCACGACCCCATGGATACCACGTCGGCATCGGAAGCGGTGCCGGACTACACGGCCACCCTAAAACAGGACATTGCCGGCCTGCGCATCGGCGTGCCCGAAGAATATCTGGCCGAGGGTCTCGACGCATCCGTGAAGGAAAGCGTAAGCCGGGCGATCGAACGCATGGAATCCCTGGGCGCCCGCGTGGAAAGCGTTCACCTGCCCCACACCGAATACGCCGTGGCCGCTTACTATATCCTGGTCACCGCGGAAGCCTCTTCCAACCTGGCCCGATATGACGGGGTAAAGTACGGGTTTCGGGGTGATCAGGATGGGGGGGCGTCGGCCACTGAAGCGCCGGCCGGAGGATCAGGGGTCGCGCCGGAGGCACCAGCGACGCCGGCCGACAGCGGAACCGGGGTCGGCGCGCCAGCGCTCGCGCCCGAAGACCGGCTGGACGCCATGTACGGATCGACCCGCAGCGGGGGGTTCGGCCTGGAGGTGAAACGCCGCATCATGCTCGGTACCTACGTGCTCAGCGCCGGCTACTACGACGCCTACTACGACAAGGCCCAGCGCGTGCGCACGCTCATCAAGGGCGACTTCGACCAGGCCTTCGAAAAGGTCGACCTTCTGGTGGCCCCCACCACGCCTACCACCGCCTTCCGCATCGGCGAGAAGATCGACGACCCGCTTCAGATGTACCTGTCCGACGTATATACCGTGCCCATCAACCTCGCCGGCGTGCCGGCCATCTCCCTGCCCTGCGGAACGGATCCCGGCGGCATGCCCATCGGCCTGCAGATCATCGGGCCCCATTTCGGCGAGGAGCGAATACTGCGGGCGGCCTTTGCCTTCGAGGAGGCGACGCGGTCATGAGCGACGCAGTGATGAAGTATGAGTCCGTGATCGGGCTGGAAGTGCACGCCCAGCTCTTGACCAACTCGAAGATCTTCTGTGGATGCCCGGTGGCCTTCGGCGGTGAGCCGAATACCCGCGTCTGCCCCATCTGCCTCGGCATGCCCGGCGTCCTGCCCGTCCTGAACCGCCGCGCCGTCGAATACACGATCCGCATGGCTCTGGCCGTGGACGGCCGTGTGGCCGAAACCAGCGCTTTTGCCCGCAAGAACTACTTCTATCCGGATCTGCCCAAGGGCTACCAGATCTCGCAGTACGACCGGGCGGGCGAGCCCATTTCCCTGGCCGGCGGCATCGAGATCGAGGGCGAAGACGGCCCCCGTTTCGTCCGGCTCCGGCGGATCCACCTGGAGGAAGAAGCCGGAAAGTCCATCCACAATGAACCCGGGTACGATCCCGACCTGAGCTACATCGATTTCAACCGGACGGGCGTGCCCCTCATGGAGATCGTCAGCGAACCCGACATCCGCAGCCCCCGCGAAGCCTCGGTCTACCTCGCCCGGCTGCGGCAGATCCTGCAGTACATCGGCGTCTGCGACGGCAACATGGATGAGGGAAGCCTGCGCTGCGACGCCAACGTGTCCATCCGCAAGCCCGGCGATCCCCTGGGCGAACTCGTCGAGATCAAGAACATGAACTCCATGCGCTCCATGGAACGGGCCCTGGAATTTGAAATCGCCAGGCAGTCCGAACTGCTCGATGACGGCGGCACCGTCGCACGCCAGACCCGCCTGTGGGACGAGGAGAAACGGGAGACCTTTCCCATGCGGTCGAAGGAAGAAGCCCACGACTACCGGTACTTCCCCGACCCCGATCTCGTCACCGTCGAGATCACCCGATCCTGGGTGGACGAGATCGGCGAAGACCTGCCCGAACTCCCCGATGTGCGCATGCAGCGTTTCGTCGAAGCGTACGAACTGCCGCAGGACATGGCGCGGCAACTGACGGAGAACCGGACCCGGGCCGACTACTTCGAGGCATGCGTCTCTCATGCGGTCGGCAAAGCAACGGGTGGAACGGCCGGCGAAGCATCAGATGAAGCAATGGAAGGATCGGCCGGCGACGCGCGCACCGTCAGCAACTGGATGCTCAGTGAACTCCTGCGTGTCCAGCACGAACGCCGCATGGACCAGGAGACCCTCGAAGCCCGCATTCCACCCGATCACCTGGCCCAGCTCCTCGGACAGATCAAGAAAGGCAAGATCAGCGGCAAGATCGGCAAGGACGTCCTCGACATCATGGCCGAAACCAGCAAGGCACCGGCCAAGGTCATCGAGGAACAGGGCCTCGTGCAGATCTCGGATACCGGCGAACTCGAAGGCGTCGTCGACGGTATCCTCGCCGAACATCCCGACGACGTGGCCGAATACCGGGCCGGCAAGACCAAGCTCCTCGGCTTCTTCATGGGCCAGGTCATGCGCGCGACCCAGGGCAAGGCGAATCCGAAGATGGTGAACGAGTTGCTCCGGAAGAAGCTGGCGGAAGGTTGAGACCGTTCGTAGGTATCAACCGGAATCCGTGATCTTCAGCAGGCCCTCGACGCGGCCGAGCCTACCGTTCATGTCGTGCATTTCCTCCCGGATGGCGGTAACTTCCGTGCGCACGGACGCGATCTCTCCCTTTAACTCCTCCTTCATTTCCTTCATATCGGACTTAAGTTCGTTGCTGATGGCCTTTGTCTGTTTCCAGATAAAGATAAAGGCCGTCAGCAGCGTGACCGGGGTGATGAGAAGTTGGGCAAGTTCCATCAGAGTCATTCCTCCTCTTAGATTGGGGGCGCAGTTTGGCGGTTATTCCAGGTCCGTTTGTCAGTACATTTTTCTTTGTTGACGTTTGTTACTCATTGCTTGATCGTGCGACGTCGGAGGTCATCAGCAGGCCTTCGACGCGGCTGAGACGTCCGTTCATGTCGTGCATTTCTACACGAATGGAAGCGACTTCCTTGCGAATCGATGTTGTTTCTTCCTTAAACTCCTCCTTCAGTTCTTTCATATCTGTTTTCAGTTCTGACTTCAAATCCCTCATATCTGCCTTCAATTCCCGCCTCAGTTCTTCCCTGCCGGTTTTGGCCTGCTTCCAGAAGAAGATGAATGCCATCAACAAGGTGGTTGGTGTGACAAGAAGCTGTGCAATTTCCATGATCTTCCCTCCAATCTGTGAGGGACACAGTCCGGCAATCGATCCAGCCATTCTCGTCCCGGCCATGGCGCGAGAAGGAATTCGACTACTTCTTACGTAGTTTTTCAAAGTCCAGGGTCATCAACAGACCCTCGACGCGGCCGAGACGTCCGTTCATGTCGTGCATTACTTCCCGGATGGATGAAACATCGTTACGAACGGCCTTGATGTCTTCCTTTAACTCTCTTTTCAGTTCGTTGCTGATAGCTTTGGTCTGTTTCCAAAAAAAGATAAAGGCCGTCAGCAATGTGACCGGGGTTATGAGCAACTGAGCAAGTTCCATGTTCAATATCCTCCCATGCAGTTTGGGTGAATGGTCTCATTCGGGCTTCGAATCGATGTGAGCGACCAACGCTCTTTTACGAATCAGTCGTAGAAATCGTAGCAAATCTGGAAACAATCGTGTGAAAATGAGGTTTTTGTGCGGGCTTGAGTAACCGAGGCGACTGTAGTGCGGATCCAGAAAGCGGATGAAGACGAGAGGTGTTTTGCGGGAGAAACAGGAGAGGAACAGGTCGATCCGGCGGTGGGAATCTCCGGTTGAGTCACTAGACGATCTTGTTTCGTGTATACTTTGTAGATACCTTGTTTACCGTATCCTAGGATGGGGTTGATCGAAAGTACCTGGCTTCACTTCACAGAATGAGGATCCCATGTTCCCCGAACAGGCCATTGAAAAACGCCAACAACTGCTGCGCGACGGCTTCTGCGTGGTCGACGATATCCTCGGCAGTGCTTTCCTTCAGGAGCTGCGTATCGAAACCGAGCGCATGATGGAAAACTGGGTGCCGCCACCCGATGTCAGGTACCAGGGCCAGCACGTCACCGCGCAGGGGACTGAGAACCCGACCATTCAGAAGCTGCTCGACTGGCCCGCCACGCGGCGCGCCCTTGAACAGATGGGTCTGGGCGACTTTGCCAGCACCGGTGGGGTCATCCTTCTCACCAAGGATCCGGGAGAACCGGCACTGTACTGGCACCAGGACTGGATGCAGTGGAACGATCCGATGAGTTGCTCTCCCTGGCCGCAGATCATCTTCGTATCGTATTACCTGAGCGATACGTCGCGAGAGAACGGATGCCTGAAGATCATACCGGGCACCCACCTGAAGCGCATCCCGCTGCACGACCAGCTGGTGCCGGCTCATGAGCAGGGCGCCCGCTTCATTGCCGAAGACCATCCCACCATGTTCAGCGACCACCCCGACCAGGTCGAGGTCTGCGTCAAGGCCGGTGACCTGGTACTGGCCGATGCCCGCGTGCTGCATTCGGCGCATCGGAACTTGACCGACGAGCGCCGTACTCTGGTACTGGCCTGGCACCGGCGCCCCGACACCGTGCCGGCCTATTGGACCGATCCGGTGCCGACCATCATCGCCGAGCGCGACCCTGAGATGGAGTATCCAGGATCCAGGATTCCGGGTGAACTTTTGCAGTAGGAGTGAGGTAAATCAGTTGGAAAGGCGTGGAAGTCGACTGAAGCAGATGTGAAATGAGTAAACCATGTTGTAAGATTTCAAAGTTTTTTGATGACATGGTATACATTTTTCATACAAACGAGCGCATAGTTAACATGGGCGCACCCTCAAGATTACAAACAGTTGCATTTGTTTGACAAAGGTGTTGCCTGGCAACTAAAGACACACAAAGCCCCCATGCCCCGTAACTGGTCTGAAAGCGAAATCGCCGCCATCGTAGAAGACTATTTCGAGATGCTCGCGCTCGAGCTCGAAGGGCGCCGTTACAACAAGACCGAGCATCGACGTGCGCTCATGCACACCATCGAACGTAACCATGGATCGATTGAGCGCAAGCACATGAACATCAGCGCGGTGTTGGCCGTTCTCGGTCTTCCCTATATCAATGGGTACAAACCTTACAGCAACTTTCAGCAGGCCTTGTTCGAGGCGGTGCAGGCACGACTTCATGATGACGCTGTTCTTTATGCGTCTCTGACGGGCGAGGCTGCCGCAGTAGGGGAACCTTTACCCGAGTTTCGCATTGATACGGAACAGATTGTAGACCCGGAACGAGTCTATGTAGACGCGCCGTTACCTCTGGAAGTCACAGATCCGCAATTGCCGGCAGACATCAGCAGGATTGTACGGAAGTTCGAACCTCCCGCCGAACGGGATGCCCGCAATCGAATGCTAGGAAAGGCAGGCGAGGAGTTCGTATTCGAATTGGAGAGGAAGAGGTTGTCCATGCTGGGCAGGCAGGACCTTGCGGACAATGTACGTTGGGTCGCCCGGGACGATGGGGATGGTTTCGGCTTCGACATCCTGTCTTTCCATGGTTCAGGCACAGGTTACAAGGCCAGCCGCGAGCGCTGGCTGGAGATCAAAACGACGAACGGTCCGAAGACCACCCCGTTTTTCATTACCAGGAACGAACTGAGCGTATCCGAGGAAAACCCGGAAATCTTCAGGGTCGTAAGGTTATACGATTTCCGGAGAAGGGCACGAGCCTACCGCCTGGAACCGCCGCTGGAGGATCGAGTTCGTCTTACGCCTGCAATTTACAGGGCTTACCCCTGAATCCTGCCCGTTTTGTATTGATAATCAGCCCAATTGACCTAACTTAGCGTCATCAGGTCAACCAACCGTCCATTCTACCGGCCATCGCGTTTCCATTCCGAACAACCGGGGATAAGTCCGTATGCCGAGTAATACCTTCATGGTCCGAATCCTACGTACATCCCTTGTGGCAGTGGCCTTACTCACTGCATATCCCCCGGACCAGGCATCGGCCCAGAACCAGACGATCACCGTCGTCAGCTTCGGCGGCTCCTACTCCCGCGCCTGCGAGAAGGGCTACCACGAGCGGTTCGAAGCGGAAACGGGTATCAAGATCAACTTCGAGGACTACAACGGCGGGCTGGCGCAGATCCGCGCGCAGGTGGACGTGGGAAATGTATACTGGGACGTAGTTGACATGAATATCGCCGATATCGTCCGGGGTTGCGATGAAGGACTGCTCGTTCCGATCAACATCGACGGTTTTTCTCCGGGCGCTGATGGCACGCCGGCCGTGGACGACTTCGTTGAAGGTACGATTTCGGAATGCGGCGTGACGACCCTGTTCTTTTCGACGGTTATTGCGTACAACGACAAACGCATCGGCGACATGAAGCCCAAGACCGTCGACGACTTCTTCGACCTGGAAAAGTTCCCGGGCCGCCGGGGCATGCGGCGCGTTCCGCGGGTCAATCTCGAATTCGCGCTGATGGCGGACGGGGTGCCGCTGGACAAGGTGTACGCCACGCTGGACACCGAGGAGGGCATCGCCCGGGCCTTCCGCAAGCTGGATACCATCAAGGAACACATCATATGGTGGGAGACCGGGGCCCATCCGCCGCAGTTGCTGGCCGACGGCGAGGTGGTGATGACCACGGCCTACAACGGGCGCATCTTCAACGCCCAGGTGCTGGAGGATCAGCCTTTTGTCATCGTTTGGGACGGGCAGGTCCTGGATACGAGCGGGTTCGGCATCGTCGAAGGCACGCGCAACCTTGAATCCGCGCTTCGGTTTTTCGACTTCGCCGCCACGGCGGAGTCCATGGCCGGCCTCGCCCGGTACATCGCCTACAGCCCGACGCGCCGTTCCGCCATGCCCCTGATCTCGACCCACGCCGAAAAGGGGGTGGACATGCGGCCGCACATGCCCACGACACCGGAGAACGCGGCGCGCGCCCTGCACAACGACTGGGAATGGTGGAGCGACAACGGCGAAGAGATGAACGAACGATTCAGCACGTGGCTGGCCCGGTGAAGAGAGAAGACCGTATACCGAGCAGTTGCCCCATGATTCGAATTGTCCTGTCGGCCCTGGTGGTATCGGCCTGGCTCTCTGCATATCCCCCGGGCCAGGTATCCGCACAGAACCAGACGATCACCGTCGTCAGCTTCGGCGGTTCTTACGCTCGGGCCTGCGATATAGCCTACCACGAACGGTTCGAGGCGGAAACAGGCATAGGCATAAACCTGGAGGACTACACCGGAGGATTGGCGCAGATCCGTGCCCAGGTGGAGATGGGTAACGTGTTCTGGGATGTTGTCGATCTGAATATGCCCGAACTCGTCCGGGGTTGCGACGAAGGGCTGCTCGTTCCCGTTAGTATCGACGACCTGCCAAAGGGCGCCGACGGCGCGTCCGCGGCGGATGATTTCGTCGAGGGTACGATCACCGAATGCGGCGTAACCAAGTTGTTCTTTTCGAGAATGATCGCGTACAACGACGCGCGAATTGGCGACGTGAAACCCACCACAATAGCCGACTTCTTCGATCTGGAAAAGTTTCCGGGCAGACGGGGAATGAAACGTTCGCCCGTGGCCAACCTCGAGTTTGCCCTAATGGCTGACGGCGTTCCGCGGGAGGATGTATATACCACGCTTGACACCGAGGAAGGGGTACGCCGTGCGTTCCGCAAACTGGACACGATCAAGGAACAGATCGTATGGTGGGAGACGGCGGCCCATCCCCCGCAGATGCTGGCCGACGGTGAGGTGACGATGACCACGGCAGCCAATGGACGTATTTTCAACGCCCAGGAGCTTGAGGGACAACCCTTCATCATACTCTGGGACAGCCAGATTCTGTATACGAGCGGGTACGGCATCGTCGAAGGCACGCGCAACCTCGAAGCCGCACGCCGGTTTCTCGACTTCGCCAGCCGGGCGGAGTCCATGGCCGGCCTCGCCCGGTACATCGCCTACAGCCCGACGCGCCGTTCCGCCATGCCGCTGATCTCGACCCACGCCGAGACGGGGGTGGACATGCGACCGCACATGCCCACGAGTCCGGAGAACGCGGCGCGCGCGCCGCACGACGACTGGGAATGGTGGAGCGACAACGGCGAAGAGATGAACGAGCGGTTCAGCACGTGGCTGGCGCGGTGATTTAACACTCCATCGCACGACCGGCCACCGGCCCGGTGAGGAGACCTAAATGCCCCTTGCAATGACGCCCCAGCAGGCCCAAGACTTTGACGAGAAGGGCTTTATAGTTCTCGAGGAATTCTTCGACCAGGCCGAACTCGACCGGTTGCTTGCGGCCATCGACGAGGTGGGCGACCGGATAAGATCAGAGAAGGAACTGGGCCCCGATGACCCCTATGCCGTGCGCAACGCATTGGCCCATCACGAGGCCTTTCTCGATCTCATCGACCACCCGCGCATGCTGCCCCTGGTGGTGGACGCCATCGGCTGTAACATCCAGATCCGTACTACGCACCTGGACTACCGGCCGCCCTATCCCGAGGACCTGAAGGGCCGCATTTCGGGCGTCGGCAAGGGCGAAGACCACCAGGCGGGGTACCGCAACGTCGGCTGGCATCCCGATCTGGCGAGCGACGACCTGTTCCTGGGGCCTTCCCTCGATGGACGCCTTCCGTTCATGGAGATCAAGGTCTTCTACGTGCTCTACGACATGACCGGATCCAACTGCGGCAACCTGTGGCTGGTGCCGGGCAGTCACCGGCGCAGGCCCGCGGAACTGCGGGAGCGGGAAAACGGGACGGATCCGGAAGGGGCGGTCGAACTCAGGCTGCCCATCGGTTCGGCCGTGTTGTGGCGCACCGCGGTGTGGCACTGCGTCGGCCCCAACCTCTCGCGGAAGACGCGCAAGATCATGCACGTGGGGTACCATTACCGCTGGCTTCGGCCGACCGACTACAACGAGCAGGACCCCGGGCTCATCGAACGAAGCTCGCCCGTCCGGCGGCAGCTGCTGGGCGCTCTTTCCCCGAAGGGCGATCCGATGGGACCGGACCCGGGCTACCATCCCGCGTCGCGGCATTGGATGTCGGAAGACAAAGACGACGTACCGCTCCGCGAATGGGCGGAGGCGAGGGAGCCGGGCTGAGCAACACGGGCACCGCCTGTGTCGACCTACTCTCCCCGAGCGCTCGACCCGTTCTACTTCGGCGGTCCTTACGACGCCTCAATACGCCCCCTTAACCTTCCCGAACCACCCCCGTAGCGGGTCTCCCAACTCCTCCATGTAGCGTTCCATCCGCCCTTTCAGGTCCCGGCGCACGGCGTCGTAGGCCGGATCGCCGTACACGTTGTCGAGCTGATAGGGGTCGCGCTTCAGATCGTACAACTCGCCGGGATCGGTGGCGTTGAAGGTGAACTGGTGGTTTCGGGTGCGGACCATCCGCTGGTTGGCGACGGTGAAATGGCGGTCGAACACGCAGTAGACTTCTTCGCGGCCGTTCGAAAAGGGACGTCCCTCGATGGCCTGGAGGAAGGACTGGCCGTCGAGATCCGCGGGCACATCGAGACCCGCGGCGTCGAGGGATGACTGCATGATTTCGTGGAGGTAGACGAACTCGCCGCAGGCCGTGCCGGGTGCCTGGCATTCGGGATGGGCGATGACGAGGGGAATGCGGTAGATCTCGTCGTACATGAACTCGCCCTTCTCGATCAGCTTGTGCGCGCCGAGGCAGTCCCCGTGATCGGACGTATATACAATGATGGTGTTGTCGAGCTCGCCCAGTTTCTCCAGGTGCGCCACGACCCGTCCCACCATGTCGTCGATGAGTGTGCAGTGCCCGAAGTAGCGCGCCGCGATTTCCTGGAATCCCTCCCAGCCGTAGTCGCCCAGCCCCCACATGTGTTCGATCAGCTGCTGGCGGTAGGGCTTATTCTCGAAGGTCTCGGCGTATCCCGGGTGTTCCGGTATAGCCTTCGGATCGTACATGGAAAAGTACGGCTCCGGGACCAGCGAAGGGCTGTGCGGTCCCCAGAAATTGGCCCACAGGTAGAAGGGCTCCTCGCCGGCGGCCACCTCGTCGAGCACGCGGATGGCTTCCTCGGCGACGTAATACTCGATGCACGACTCGACCGGCCCCTCGTGCAGGGCGAACATCTCCTGCCGCTGGTTCGCGGGATTGGTGCCGACGTAGCGGTGCGAAACCGTGGGCGGCGGGTCGAAACCGTGCTCTCTCAGAAAGTCGGCGTAATGGTTGTGACTGCTTAGGCTGCCGCCGAACTGCAGACCGGGCAGCAGATTCCCCCCGGGGAAGCCGTAACCCATGAAGTCCTTGCCCGTGAACCCGTAGCCCGTCGGACCGGTCTCCTGGTCCACGTGCCACTTGCCGGCGTATCCGCAGCGATAACCTGCATCCGACAGGT
Proteins encoded:
- a CDS encoding sulfatase-like hydrolase/transferase, translated to MPKRPNIVVLMSDQQRLDTVSCYGLNEVCRTPHIDALAARGVRFDWAFTPTAICSPARASFYTGLYPHNHGVTANGLCIREGVRGINHYLSDAGYRCGYAGKWHVDQETGPTGYGFTGKDFMGYGFPGGNLLPGLQFGGSLSSHNHYADFLREHGFDPPPTVSHRYVGTNPANQRQEMFALHEGPVESCIEYYVAEEAIRVLDEVAAGEEPFYLWANFWGPHSPSLVPEPYFSMYDPKAIPEHPGYAETFENKPYRQQLIEHMWGLGDYGWEGFQEIAARYFGHCTLIDDMVGRVVAHLEKLGELDNTIIVYTSDHGDCLGAHKLIEKGEFMYDEIYRIPLVIAHPECQAPGTACGEFVYLHEIMQSSLDAAGLDVPADLDGQSFLQAIEGRPFSNGREEVYCVFDRHFTVANQRMVRTRNHQFTFNATDPGELYDLKRDPYQLDNVYGDPAYDAVRRDLKGRMERYMEELGDPLRGWFGKVKGAY